In Dioscorea cayenensis subsp. rotundata cultivar TDr96_F1 chromosome 11, TDr96_F1_v2_PseudoChromosome.rev07_lg8_w22 25.fasta, whole genome shotgun sequence, a single genomic region encodes these proteins:
- the LOC120272241 gene encoding probable protein phosphatase 2C 47, translated as MKMESGTDFSPNYCQDSVTEPMRTTGKPPRLRPVIRHCVSTARLASSTDSDLASPPEEAQPSFLPVFRSGSYSEIGPKQDMEDEHICVDNLVDHLDGVASFPLSGAFYGVFDGHGGKDAASYVRRNILKFIIEDSHFPICIDKAMKSAFVRADHAFADAHSLDSSSGTTALTALIFGRTMHIANAGDCRAVLGRRGRAVELSIDHKPNCNSERLRIERLGGIVYDGYLNGQLSVARALGDWHIKGTKGSLCPLSAEPELQKTILTEEDEFLILGCDGLWDVMTSQCAVTMVRKELMAHNDPERCSQELVREALSRNTCDNLTVVVVCFSPNPPPRIEIPRSRVRRSISAEGLQFLKGVMDNNI; from the exons ATGAAGATGGAGTCTGGAACTGATTTCTCACCTAATTATTGTCAGGATAGTGTTACTGAACCTATGAGAACAACCGGAAAACCTCCGCGACTGCGGCCGGTTATCCGGCATTGTGTGAGCACTGCTCGGTTGGCTAGTTCGACAGATTCG GATTTAGCATCTCCACCGGAGGAAGCGCAACCCAGTTTCTTGCCTGTGTTTCGGTCCGGGAGCTATTCGGAGATTGGACCTAAACAGGACATGGAAGATGAACACATATGTGTGGATAATCTAGTTGATCATCTTGATGGTGTTGCTAGTTTTCCATTGTCAGGGGCTTTCTATGGA GTGTTTGATGGCCACGGTGGTAAAGATGCAGCTTCATATGTGAGAAGGAACATACTAAAGTTCATAATTGAGGACTCTCATTTCCCCATTTGCATTGATAAGGCCATGAAGAGTGCATTTGTTAGAGCTGATCATGCATTTGCTGATGCTCATTCTCTTGATAGCTCTTCAGGCACCACTGCACTGACTGCTCTTATTTTTGGAAG GACTATGCACATTGCCAATGCCGGTGATTGTAGAGCGGTGTTAGGGAGACGAGGTCGGGCGGTCGAGCTATCCATAGATCATAAGCCAAATTGCAACAGCGAAAGGCTGCGAATCGAGAGACTGGGTGGCATTGTGTATGATGGTTACTTGAATGGCCAGCTCTCAGTGGCAAGAGCTCTCGGAGATTGGCACATTAAGGGCACGAAGGGCTCGCTCTGCCCTTTGAGTGCCGAACCGGAGTTACAAAAGACCATTCTTACCGAGGAGGATGAGTTTCTAATATTGGGTTGTGATGGCCTCTGGGATGTCATGACCAGCCAGTGTGCGGTGACTATGGTTCGGAAAGAGCTCATGGCTCACAATGATCCCGAACGGTGTTCGCAAGAGCTTGTTCGCGAAGCTCTCAGCAGAAATACTTGTGATAATCTAACCGTAGTAGTTGTATGTTTTTCACCCAATCCTCCTCCCCGGATCGAGATCCCGAGGTCTCGAGTCCGGAGAAGCATATCGGCCGAGGGGCTACAGTTCCTTAAGGGTGTCATGGACAACAATATCTAA
- the LOC120272051 gene encoding glutamate receptor 3.1 isoform X1 has protein sequence MKDWDFRSFFMELLRLFCVLVLCFALCVNGVDVNVTKRPRPKIVNIGAFFTFNSTIGRVASVAIHTALDDVNADPSVLKGSKLVVDTQDTQCNGFMGIVEAFQFMEADIVAVVGPQCSMIAHTISHIANELQVPLLSFGATDPALSTLQFPFFIRTTQSDLFQMQAVAEIVSYYQWKEVIAIFVDYEYGQNGVSALGDKLAERRCKISFKAALPPEPNRSDVTDLLIKVALMESRVLVLHANPTVSLIVFSVANYLQMMSNGYVWIATDSLTALLDSRAPLSAQIMESMQGVIALRQHTADSKKKSELVARWSGLVKNQTGDNFHINSYGFYAYDTVWILARALDAFFNDGGIVSFSNDSRLRDIQEGNLNLQAMSVFDGGKLLLDKIRQTNMSGVIGSIQFDSNGYLIHPAYDIINVVGTGFRTVGYWSNYSGLSIVPPETLYSKPPNRSSVNQQLHSVIWPGETITKPRGWVFPNNGKELRIGVPNRASYQEFVSEEPHTGTIKGYCIDVFVAAVNLLPYPVPHRFIPFGNGHQNPSYTELVNKIITNEFDGVVGDIAIVTNRTRIVDFTQPYIESGLVVVAPVKKQHSSPWAFLRPFSIEMWCVTGLFFLFVGVVVWILEHRNNDEFRGPPRKQLVTIFWFSFSTLFFAHRENTVSTLGRAVLIIWLFVVLIIQSSYTASLTSILTVQQLSSPIKGIDTLIASDEPIGFQVGSFAENYLTEELNIPRSRLKALGSPSEYAHALELGPSNGGVAAVVDERPYVEDFLSTQCGYTIVGSEFTKSGWGFAFPRDSPLAIDMSTAILALSENGDLQKIHDKWLTRGACSSTTDELDSNRLNLSSFWGLFLICGLACFIALLVYLVQMVRQFSRHSVGEEISSSSERGSTRSGRSLHRFLSFVDDKEEDVKNRSRTRQLQMSAGNGSELES, from the exons ATGAAAGATTGGGATTTTAGAAGTTTCTTCATGGAACTTCTTCGGTTGTTCTGTGTTCTGGTTCTTTGTTTTGCTCTTTGTGTGAATGGTGTTGATGTGAATGTCACCAAAAGGCCCAGGCCTAAAATTGTGAATATTGGAGCTTTCTTCACCTTCAACTCCACCATTGGAAGGGTTGCTAGTGTCGCCATACACACAGCACTGGATGATGTCAACGCTGATCCAAGCGTACTCAAGGGTTCCAAGCTCGTTGTTGATACGCAAGACACTCAATGCAATGGCTTTATGGGCATTGTGGAAG CATTTCAGTTCATGGAAGCGGACATTGTGGCTGTTGTTGGTCCGCAGTGTTCCATGATAGCTCACACCATCTCACATATTGCCAATGAGCTCCAAGTCCCTCTTCTTTCTTTCGGTGCAACGGATCCAGCTCTCTCCACACTTCAATTCCCCTTCTTCATTCGCACCACTCAAAGTGATCTTTTTCAAATGCAAGCAGTGGCCGAGATTGTCAGTTATTACCAATGGAAAGAAGTGATTGCAATCTTTGTTGATTATGAATATGGCCAAAATGGTGTGTCTGCTTTAGGTGATAAACTTGCTGAAAGGCGCTGTAAAATCTCTTTCAAAGCTGCGTTGCCTCCAGAACCAAACAGGTCCGATGTCACAGATTTGTTGATTAAGGTTGCTTTAATGGAGTCtcgggttcttgttcttcatgctAATCCCACTGTTAGTCTGATCGTATTCTCTGTGGCCAATTATCTTCAAATGATGTCTAATGGTTATGTCTGGATAGCAACAGACTCGCTTACGGCTTTGCTTGATTCAAGAGCGCCGCTCAGTGCTCAAATCATGGAGTCAATGCAAGGCGTCATTGCTCTACGCCAACACACAGCAGACTCCAAGAAGAAGAGTGAATTGGTGGCTAGGTGGAGCGGGTTGGTCAAAAACCAAACTGGTGACAACTTTCACATCAACTCCTATGGTTTTTATGCTTATGATACTGTATGGATCCTTGCTCGTGCCCTGGATGCCTTCTTTAATGATGGTGGAATTGTATCATTTTCCAATGATTCAAGGCTGCGGGATATTCAAGAAGGTAACTTGAACCTTCAAGCAATGAGTGTCTTTGATGGAGGTAAGCTTTTGCTGGATAAAATCAGACAGACTAATATGTCTGGTGTGATTGGTTCAATTCAGTTTGATTCAAATGGATACCTCATTCATCCTGCTTATGATATCATCAATGTTGTTGGAACTGGTTTTCGGACGGTTGGTTACTGGTCTAATTATTCTGGATTGTCTATTGTTCCACCGGAAACACTATACTCCAAGCCGCCTAATCGATCCAGTGTTAATCAACAACTCCACAGTGTAATTTGGCCGGGGGAGACAATCACAAAGCCTCGAGGTTGGGTTTTTCCAAATAACGGGAAAGAGTTAAGGATTGGAGTCCCTAATAGAGCTAGTTACCAAGAATTCGTTTCAGAAGAACCTCATACTGGCACTATAAAAGGTTATTGCATAGATGTGTTTGTTGCTGCAGTCAACTTGCTTCCATATCCTGTTCCGCACCGGTTCATCCCTTTTGGTAATGGCCATCAGAATCCAAGTTATACAGAGCTTGTGAATAAGATTATAACAAAT GAATTTGATGGTGTCGTAGGGGATATTGCCATTGTCACGAATCGAACTAGGATTGTTGATTTTACACAACCGTATATTGAGTCTGGGCTTGTTGTAGTAGCCCCGGTTAAGAAGCAACACTCAAGTCCTTGGGCTTTCTTGCGACCGTTTAGTATAGAGATGTGGTGTGTCACCGGACTGTTTTTCCTTTTCGTTGGGGTGGTGGTATGGATTCTTGAACATAGGAACAATGATGAATTTCGTGGCCCTCCAAGGAAACAACTTGTTACCATCTTTTG GTTCAGCTTTTCAACATTGTTTTTTGCTCATA GAGAGAACACTGTGAGCACTCTAGGCCGCGCCGTGCTGATTATATGGCTCTTTGTAGTATTGATCATTCAGTCTAGTTACACAGCAAGTTTGACTTCAATACTCACAGTGCAGCAACTCTCATCGCCTATCAAAGGCATTGACACCTTGATAGCTAGCGATGAGCCTATCGGGTTTCAAGTAGGTTCATTCGCTGAAAACTACTTGACAGAGGAGCTCAACATACCAAGATCCAGGCTCAAAGCTCTTGGTTCCCCTTCTGAATATGCCCATGCCCTTGAACTTGGTCCTAGCAATGGAGGGGTTGCTGCTGTGGTGGATGAGCGCCCTTATGTTGAGGATTTTCTCTCAACACAATGCGGATATACAATAGTTGGTTCAGAGTTCACCAAAAGCGGCTGGGGATTC GCATTTCCAAGAGACTCTCCATTAGCCATTGACATGTCAACTGCCATTCTTGCACTATCAGAGAACGGAGATCTTCAAAAGATACACGACAAGTGGTTGACTAGAGGCGCATGTAGTTCAACAACCGATGAACTCGACTCAAACCGACTAAATCTTAGTAGCTTTTGGGGATTGTTTCTCATTTGTGGACTTGCATGCTTTATTGCTCTCCTTGTCTACTTGGTTCAAATGGTTAGGCAGTTCAGTCGCCATTCCGTGGGTGAAGAAATATCATCATCTTCCGAGCGAGGAAGCACTCGGTCTGGCCGTAGTCTCCACCGGTTCCTCTCATTTGTCGATGACAAGGAAGAAGATGTGAAGAACAGGTCTAGAACTAGACAATTGCAGATGTCTGCAGGAAATGGTTCTGAGTTAGAAAGTTAG
- the LOC120272051 gene encoding glutamate receptor 3.1 isoform X2, translating to MMSTLIQAYSRVPSSLLIRKTLNAMALWALWKRMVLFSIAFQFMEADIVAVVGPQCSMIAHTISHIANELQVPLLSFGATDPALSTLQFPFFIRTTQSDLFQMQAVAEIVSYYQWKEVIAIFVDYEYGQNGVSALGDKLAERRCKISFKAALPPEPNRSDVTDLLIKVALMESRVLVLHANPTVSLIVFSVANYLQMMSNGYVWIATDSLTALLDSRAPLSAQIMESMQGVIALRQHTADSKKKSELVARWSGLVKNQTGDNFHINSYGFYAYDTVWILARALDAFFNDGGIVSFSNDSRLRDIQEGNLNLQAMSVFDGGKLLLDKIRQTNMSGVIGSIQFDSNGYLIHPAYDIINVVGTGFRTVGYWSNYSGLSIVPPETLYSKPPNRSSVNQQLHSVIWPGETITKPRGWVFPNNGKELRIGVPNRASYQEFVSEEPHTGTIKGYCIDVFVAAVNLLPYPVPHRFIPFGNGHQNPSYTELVNKIITNEFDGVVGDIAIVTNRTRIVDFTQPYIESGLVVVAPVKKQHSSPWAFLRPFSIEMWCVTGLFFLFVGVVVWILEHRNNDEFRGPPRKQLVTIFWFSFSTLFFAHRENTVSTLGRAVLIIWLFVVLIIQSSYTASLTSILTVQQLSSPIKGIDTLIASDEPIGFQVGSFAENYLTEELNIPRSRLKALGSPSEYAHALELGPSNGGVAAVVDERPYVEDFLSTQCGYTIVGSEFTKSGWGFAFPRDSPLAIDMSTAILALSENGDLQKIHDKWLTRGACSSTTDELDSNRLNLSSFWGLFLICGLACFIALLVYLVQMVRQFSRHSVGEEISSSSERGSTRSGRSLHRFLSFVDDKEEDVKNRSRTRQLQMSAGNGSELES from the exons ATGATGTCAACGCTGATCCAAGCGTACTCAAGGGTTCCAAGCTCGTTGTTGATACGCAAGACACTCAATGCAATGGCTTTATGGGCATTGTGGAAG CGGATGGTATTGTTTTCTATAGCATTTCAGTTCATGGAAGCGGACATTGTGGCTGTTGTTGGTCCGCAGTGTTCCATGATAGCTCACACCATCTCACATATTGCCAATGAGCTCCAAGTCCCTCTTCTTTCTTTCGGTGCAACGGATCCAGCTCTCTCCACACTTCAATTCCCCTTCTTCATTCGCACCACTCAAAGTGATCTTTTTCAAATGCAAGCAGTGGCCGAGATTGTCAGTTATTACCAATGGAAAGAAGTGATTGCAATCTTTGTTGATTATGAATATGGCCAAAATGGTGTGTCTGCTTTAGGTGATAAACTTGCTGAAAGGCGCTGTAAAATCTCTTTCAAAGCTGCGTTGCCTCCAGAACCAAACAGGTCCGATGTCACAGATTTGTTGATTAAGGTTGCTTTAATGGAGTCtcgggttcttgttcttcatgctAATCCCACTGTTAGTCTGATCGTATTCTCTGTGGCCAATTATCTTCAAATGATGTCTAATGGTTATGTCTGGATAGCAACAGACTCGCTTACGGCTTTGCTTGATTCAAGAGCGCCGCTCAGTGCTCAAATCATGGAGTCAATGCAAGGCGTCATTGCTCTACGCCAACACACAGCAGACTCCAAGAAGAAGAGTGAATTGGTGGCTAGGTGGAGCGGGTTGGTCAAAAACCAAACTGGTGACAACTTTCACATCAACTCCTATGGTTTTTATGCTTATGATACTGTATGGATCCTTGCTCGTGCCCTGGATGCCTTCTTTAATGATGGTGGAATTGTATCATTTTCCAATGATTCAAGGCTGCGGGATATTCAAGAAGGTAACTTGAACCTTCAAGCAATGAGTGTCTTTGATGGAGGTAAGCTTTTGCTGGATAAAATCAGACAGACTAATATGTCTGGTGTGATTGGTTCAATTCAGTTTGATTCAAATGGATACCTCATTCATCCTGCTTATGATATCATCAATGTTGTTGGAACTGGTTTTCGGACGGTTGGTTACTGGTCTAATTATTCTGGATTGTCTATTGTTCCACCGGAAACACTATACTCCAAGCCGCCTAATCGATCCAGTGTTAATCAACAACTCCACAGTGTAATTTGGCCGGGGGAGACAATCACAAAGCCTCGAGGTTGGGTTTTTCCAAATAACGGGAAAGAGTTAAGGATTGGAGTCCCTAATAGAGCTAGTTACCAAGAATTCGTTTCAGAAGAACCTCATACTGGCACTATAAAAGGTTATTGCATAGATGTGTTTGTTGCTGCAGTCAACTTGCTTCCATATCCTGTTCCGCACCGGTTCATCCCTTTTGGTAATGGCCATCAGAATCCAAGTTATACAGAGCTTGTGAATAAGATTATAACAAAT GAATTTGATGGTGTCGTAGGGGATATTGCCATTGTCACGAATCGAACTAGGATTGTTGATTTTACACAACCGTATATTGAGTCTGGGCTTGTTGTAGTAGCCCCGGTTAAGAAGCAACACTCAAGTCCTTGGGCTTTCTTGCGACCGTTTAGTATAGAGATGTGGTGTGTCACCGGACTGTTTTTCCTTTTCGTTGGGGTGGTGGTATGGATTCTTGAACATAGGAACAATGATGAATTTCGTGGCCCTCCAAGGAAACAACTTGTTACCATCTTTTG GTTCAGCTTTTCAACATTGTTTTTTGCTCATA GAGAGAACACTGTGAGCACTCTAGGCCGCGCCGTGCTGATTATATGGCTCTTTGTAGTATTGATCATTCAGTCTAGTTACACAGCAAGTTTGACTTCAATACTCACAGTGCAGCAACTCTCATCGCCTATCAAAGGCATTGACACCTTGATAGCTAGCGATGAGCCTATCGGGTTTCAAGTAGGTTCATTCGCTGAAAACTACTTGACAGAGGAGCTCAACATACCAAGATCCAGGCTCAAAGCTCTTGGTTCCCCTTCTGAATATGCCCATGCCCTTGAACTTGGTCCTAGCAATGGAGGGGTTGCTGCTGTGGTGGATGAGCGCCCTTATGTTGAGGATTTTCTCTCAACACAATGCGGATATACAATAGTTGGTTCAGAGTTCACCAAAAGCGGCTGGGGATTC GCATTTCCAAGAGACTCTCCATTAGCCATTGACATGTCAACTGCCATTCTTGCACTATCAGAGAACGGAGATCTTCAAAAGATACACGACAAGTGGTTGACTAGAGGCGCATGTAGTTCAACAACCGATGAACTCGACTCAAACCGACTAAATCTTAGTAGCTTTTGGGGATTGTTTCTCATTTGTGGACTTGCATGCTTTATTGCTCTCCTTGTCTACTTGGTTCAAATGGTTAGGCAGTTCAGTCGCCATTCCGTGGGTGAAGAAATATCATCATCTTCCGAGCGAGGAAGCACTCGGTCTGGCCGTAGTCTCCACCGGTTCCTCTCATTTGTCGATGACAAGGAAGAAGATGTGAAGAACAGGTCTAGAACTAGACAATTGCAGATGTCTGCAGGAAATGGTTCTGAGTTAGAAAGTTAG
- the LOC120272066 gene encoding LOW QUALITY PROTEIN: homoserine kinase-like (The sequence of the model RefSeq protein was modified relative to this genomic sequence to represent the inferred CDS: deleted 3 bases in 3 codons) codes for MLRFSFHSPNPNHPSAKTLDPSPVFRSVKTFAPATVANLGPGFDFLGCAVDGLGDVITLSVDPGVAPGKIVISSISGAPKLSHNPLRNCAGIAAIEIMRKLGVRSVGLSLSLEKGLPLGSGLGSSAASAAAAAVAVDALFGSTLTAHDLVLAGLESEAKVSGYHADNIGPAILGGFVLIRSYEPFEILPLNFPADRDLVFVLVSPDFEAPTKKMREALPAEVGMKEHIRNSSQAAALVAAVLQGDARVLGSALSSDVIVEPKRAPLIPGMAAVKVAAMEAGAFGCTISGAGPTVVAVIDGEQQGKEIGDRMVEAFLVNGGLRAKATVSKLDRVGARVISSSNQ; via the exons ATGCTCCGCTTCTCATTTCACTCCCCAAACCCTAACCACCCCTCCGCCAAAACCCTAGACCCCTCCCCCGTCTTCCGATCAGTGAAGACCTTCGCTCCGGCCACCGTCGCCAACCTCGGCCCCGGCTTTGACTTCCTCGGCTGTGCCGTCGATGGCCTTGGTGACGTCATCACCCTCTCCGTCGAT CCTGGTGTTGCTCCCGGCAAAATAGTCATCTCCTCCATCTCCGGCGCTCCCAAGCTTAGCCACAACCCTCTCCGGAACTGCGCTGGCATCGCCGCCATTGAGATCATGCGCAAGCTTGGTGTCCGATCCGTCGggctttctctttctcttgagAAGGGGCTTCCGCTCGGTTCCGGTCTTGGTTCCAGTGCTGCGAgcgccgccgccgccgctgTGGCAGTTGATGCTCTCTTCGGCTCAACCCTCACTGCTCACGACCTCGTCCTTGCTGGCCTTGAGTCCGAGGCGAAGGTCAGCGGATACCACGCCGACAACATCGGCCCCGCCATTCTCGGTGGCTTCGTGCTCATCCGCAGCTACGAA CCGTTCGAGATCCTGCCGCTCAACTTTCCCGCCGATCGTGATCTGGTTTTCGTGCTCGTGAGCCCGGATTTTGAAGCACCGACGAAGAAGATGAGGGAGGCGTTGCCGGCGGAGGTGGGAATGAAGGAGCACATTCGAAACTCGAGTCAGGCGGCGGCGTTGGTTGCGGCGGTGTTACAGGGGGACGCTAGGGTTTTAGGATCGGCATTGTCGTCTGACGTGATTGTGGAGCCA AAGAGGGCGCCTTTGATACCTGGGATGGCGGCGGTGAAGGTGGCGGCTATGGAGGCTGGGGCATTTGGATGCACGATTAGCGGCGCGGGGCCAACTGTGGTGGCCGTGATTGATGGAGAGCAGCAGGGGAAGGAGATTGGTGATCGGATGGTTGAGGCCTTCTTGGTGAATGGTGGTCTGAGGGCTAAGGCCACTGTGTCCAAGCTTGATCGAGTGGGAGCCAGAGTAATCAGCAGCAGCAATCAGTAG
- the LOC120272065 gene encoding glyceraldehyde-3-phosphate dehydrogenase B, chloroplastic — MASHAALVSSRIPSGARLQSKASHSSSSPKRLNVAEFSGLRSSSCVTYAAHAGEASFYDVLASQLSFRGTNARPVRGETVAKLKVAINGFGRIGRNFLRCWHGRKDSPLDVIVVNDSGGVKNASHLLKYDSMLGTFKADVKIVNNETISVDGKPIKVVSSRDPLKLPWAELGIDIVIEGTGVFVDGPGAGKHIQAGAKKVIITAPAKGADIPTYVVGVNEGGYNHEVANIVSNASCTTNCLAPFVKVIDEEFGIVKGTMTTTHSYTGDQRLLDASHRDLRRARAAALNIVPTSTGAAKAVSLVLPNLKGKLNGIALRVPTPNVSVVDLVVNVENKGITAEDVNAAFRKAADGPLKGILDVCDVPLVSVDFRCTDVSSTIDASLTMVMGDDMVKVVAWYDNEWGYSQRVVDLAHLVASKWPGAPVQGSGDPLEDFCQTNPATKECKVYEA, encoded by the exons ATGGCCAGCCATGCAGCTCTTGTTTCATCCAGAATCCCTTCCGGCGCCAGACTCCAATCTAAGGCCTCTCACTCTTCAAGCTCCCCCAAG AGGCTCAATGTTGCTGAATTCTCCGGCCTCCGGTCAAGCTCCTGTGTAACTTATGCGGCTCATGCTGGAGAAGCATCCTTCTATGATGTTTTAGCTTCACAACTGTCTTTCAGG GGGACCAATGCCAGGCCTGTGAGGGGTGAGACAGTTGCTAAGCTAAAGGTGGCAATCAACGGCTTTGGGCGGATTGGTCGGAATTTCCTCCGGTGCTGGCATGGTCGAAAGGATTCGCCACTTGACGTCATTGTAGTGAATGACAGTGGAGGTGTTAAGAAT GCTTCACACCTTCTCAAGTATGATTCCATGTTGGGGACCTTCAAGGCAGATGTCAAGATTGTGAACAATGAGACAATTAGTGTCGATGGAAAGCCGATCAAGGTTGTCTCAAGCAGAGACCCCCTGAAGCTACCATGGGCAGAGCTAGGCATAGATATTGTCATTGAG GGTACTGGAGTCTTTGTTGATGGTCCAGGTGCAGGGAAACACATACAAGCTGGTGCAAAGAAGGTTATAATCACAGCACCAGCGAAAGGAGCTGATATACCAACATATGTTGTGGGTGTCAATGAAGGGGGATACAACCATGAGGTTGCCAACATTGTCAG CAATGCATCTTGCACAACAAATTGTCTGGCTCCTTTCGTTAAGGTTATAGATGAAGAGTTTG GAATTGTGAAGGGGACCATGACTACAACTCATTCATACACAGGAGACCAG AGGTTGTTAGATGCATCTCACCGTGACTTGAGAAGAGCAAGGGCAGCAGCACTGAACATTGTCCCAACGAGCACAGGCGCTGCAAAGGCAGTGTCACTGGTACTGCCCAACCTAAAGGGTAAGCTCAATGGCATCGCCCTCCGGGTGCCAACACCAAATGTCTCTGTTGTGGACCTTGTGGTGAACGTGGAGAATAAAGGCATTACCGCTGAAGATGTGAATGCTGCATTCAGGAAGGCAGCTGATGGGCCCCTGAAAGGGATCCTAGATGTGTGCGATGTTCCCTTGGTATCAGTTGATTTCCGGTGCACTGATGTCTCATCCACCATTGACGCATCCCTGACAATGGTCATGGGTGATGATATGGTTAAGGTGGTGGCCTGGTACGACAATGAATGGGGATACAG CCAACGGGTGGTGGATCTGGCGCACTTGGTAGCAAGCAAATGGCCTGGAGCGCCAGTACAGGGAAGCGGAGATCCACTAGAAGATTTCTGCCAAACAAACCCAGCAACAAAGGAATGCAAAGTTTATGAAGCATGA